In Ciona intestinalis chromosome 11, KH, whole genome shotgun sequence, the DNA window GGCTATGATTACATCACTAGTCACTACATATctcaaaatttgaaaaaaaagtcaagttataatttataaaaactagtTTTACCTGTTGATTCGGTCGGGCGGGTATTGGGGGTGGAGTAGGGAATTCCCCGGATTCAGGGCGGGTAAGGGACGAAGAACGAAGGTTATTGCTGGGTGATTGACCCCTGTTTATCTCCCAGGGTTTAGGGGGAGCCCCATTAGCAGCCATTTTGAATTACTTGGGTTAAGCTACCACACTGACAAGATGATATTGcacatttacaatatttataagttttaagaataaatatgaataagTGAGAAACTAGCTTCGTGCACATATTTATAGAAGTTTAAATTGAGATATAATACGCATAGTTACAGTtcaggcaaaatatataaatcaaCAATACATTTGCACCAACATACAACAaaaatttgatgtttttttgttgaagaAGTAAATAAAAGTCTCTTAAAACCATTAGGATAGTgctgtatttattattttttctatctACTAGTCAAGAAATGAATTTTAACCGACCGATAGTTtctttagaatttttttagaaattacaacatttttcatacatcttaataaaagtagtaaaattttaacctttttttccaaatttgtTATACAGATGAGGGACACCATGCAACACAATGCCTCACCCAATAGAATaagcagcaaaaaaaaataaaaagatattatttttattttacatattttacagTATCAGTTTGTAGggaaaatcaaaatacatatAATGAGTATATTTTCAATTACATCTCCGGTTACATAGATGTCGCACTGAGAACTTCGTCTAAAAAACTTGAGCAGTTGTGTATCGTAGTTCCACCAAGCACAATACGCCACCCAGTGTTCAAAGCATTCAGCGAGTCGACGCAGGCAACTTCTTCATACGTTGTTCCGCCAACAATAaacactatgacatcactggGTCTTTCCGACATCACAGAGGAACCAGCATAAGGGAATTCTGATTCTCTTAATCGGCCTTTAAAAAGGTCTTCAAGTAGACTTTTTATTTTGGGTACATGTTGTGTATACACATTTTCCACACCTTTCAAACCCTTAAAGAATTTTTTCGTCATCGCAATTGCGTTTGGGACATCGTTTGCATTGGTCCTCGAACCTCCATATTTTAGAAGAGATGAAATAACTCGCCGACTGTCACGAGCCGTAAGCTGGTCTGTTAAAGATGTGGTAGCATTATTTGGATGCGTTTCATACCGGAGCGAATATAGCGCAACAAGCCTCAATGCATCAATATCACTGGTGCCTGGCAATTGAAGCAATGAACGCACTCTCTGAACAGCATTTGAATGATCATTCTGAGAAGAGATATCCTGTTCACATTCAGAAATCTCTAGTAGATTCTTTTTTGCCACAATCCTTGACAGTTCTCCTACCACTGTGACATGCTTTGCTACAGTACCGGACATCTTTTTGAACTGAGGGTAATTTTCCACAAACGACTTCATGTCTTCAATAGATTCCACTTTCTGCTGACTTTTAGTTTTGGCTTGAAATTCTTCCATTAGCTGTTTGATACTTGTCCCTATCTCGCCGAAGTTTTTGTAAAGATTCTCATGGTAGAACTGGTCGTGCAGCGGAGACATTACTACTTCATGAAGATCCTGGCTCACATTTGGAACTTTGGAAAGATCGACACGGCCATTTTTGATCCCTAACAGCTCATGAGTCATAGCTTGATATGTCCACTGATTAAGAAGTGGAGTAACAGCGTCATCACGTCGGTCTAGAATAAGAAGCAATGGTGTCGTATCGGAGCGACGGAAATCAAATAAAGAAGCCTCTCTTGATATCAGTAACTTCACAGCATCAGCAAGCTGTTGGCACATATTTGAACTTGCTTGGTATCGAATCATGGGGCATTTTTTCAAAGCTAACAACACAGATGTTAACCCAAGACATGAACGTTTTAGGTCCGAGGGATTCCAAGTCAAATGTCGAGAACACTTTGGAAGATTCAAGGTAAAATGATGGACATCAACTGGGTAAAAATCAGCAAAGAATTCACGGATATCGCACACACTTTCATGCTCATCACTTTCGGCAAGCATTTTTAGATCACTTTTGCTCAGAGCATGACTGAAATACAGATAATACTGTCCATAGCGTGGGTGCTTTAACTCCTCACACAAATATTGGACATTTTCTTTTGTTGGTCGAACAAAAACTATTAC includes these proteins:
- the LOC100185569 gene encoding vacuolar protein sorting-associated protein 45, which produces MDVVLAVKMYVSKMISDSGPGMKSLMMDKETTGVVSIVYAKSEILQKEVYLFETIGATSRDSMKHMKVIVFVRPTKENVQYLCEELKHPRYGQYYLYFSHALSKSDLKMLAESDEHESVCDIREFFADFYPVDVHHFTLNLPKCSRHLTWNPSDLKRSCLGLTSVLLALKKCPMIRYQASSNMCQQLADAVKLLISREASLFDFRRSDTTPLLLILDRRDDAVTPLLNQWTYQAMTHELLGIKNGRVDLSKVPNVSQDLHEVVMSPLHDQFYHENLYKNFGEIGTSIKQLMEEFQAKTKSQQKVESIEDMKSFVENYPQFKKMSGTVAKHVTVVGELSRIVAKKNLLEISECEQDISSQNDHSNAVQRVRSLLQLPGTSDIDALRLVALYSLRYETHPNNATTSLTDQLTARDSRRVISSLLKYGGSRTNANDVPNAIAMTKKFFKGLKGVENVYTQHVPKIKSLLEDLFKGRLRESEFPYAGSSVMSERPSDVIVFIVGGTTYEEVACVDSLNALNTGWRIVLGGTTIHNCSSFLDEVLSATSM